In the Drosophila gunungcola strain Sukarami unplaced genomic scaffold, Dgunungcola_SK_2 000001F, whole genome shotgun sequence genome, one interval contains:
- the LOC128262386 gene encoding mRNA cap guanine-N7 methyltransferase produces MSVNYENAADEQFARAHKAVSLSDDEEGEGPAESTSSRAQGTDISAASSKPGQEFYEEPGGKGEGARSDDDEEEQEAETVAGAANTHVVAHHYNELKEAGRKDRQKSKIFFMRNFNNWIKSQLINEYMSQIKQQKRMGDALRVLDMCCGKGGDLLKWEKASISHLICTDIAEVSVEQCQRRYQDILQRAEKSKFANKFTAEFFACDSTLVRLRERYKDPSLQLNLVSCQFAFHYCFESMAQADCMMRNAAECLKPGGFFIATMPDAYEIIRRLRAAGPDARRFGNDVYSIEFDCETDPLPFFGAKYQFHLEGVVDCPEFLVHFPTLVKLGRKYGLQLLRRSTFADYYKESLPHGRNLLQRMSGLESVQAQRCENDEQFAHVRNFQGAQRGRPLGTLSKSEWEAATLYLVCAFKKCKNTWDTNGKPLFEFDD; encoded by the exons TTCGCCCGGGCACACAAGGCAGTGAGTCTGTCGGACGACGAGGAGGGCGAGGGCCCAGCGGAATCCACATCATCCCGGGCGCAGGGAACGGATATATCTGCTGCCTCCAGTAAACCGGGCCAGGAGTTCTACGAAGAGCCGGGCGGGAAAGGTGAAGGGGCGAGaagtgatgatgatgaggaggAGCAGGAAGCAGAAACTGTTGCTGGAGCGGCCAACACACATGTGGTGGCCCACCACTACAACGAGCTGAAGGAGGCGGGCCGCAAGGATCGCCAGAAGTCGAAGATCTTCTTTATGCGCAACTTCAACAACTGGATCAAGAGCCAGCTGATAAACGAGTACATGTCGCAGATCAAGCAACAGAAACGCATGGGCGATGCCTTAAGGGTGCTGGACATGTGCTGCGGCAAGGGCGGTGACCTCCTCAAATGGGAGAAGGCGTCCATTTCGCACCTCATCTGCACGGACATCGCAGAGGTGTCCGTAGAACAGTGCCAGCGGAGGTATCAGGACATCCTGCAGCGAGCGGAGAAGTCCAAGTTTGCCAATAAGTTCACCGCTGAGTTCTTTGCCTGCGACTCCACATTGGTGCGGCTGCGGGAACGTTATAAGGATCCCTCGCTGCAACTGAATCTCGTGTCCTGCCAGTTTGCTTTTCACTATTGCTTCGAGTCCATGGCGCAGGCGGATTGCATGATGCGAAATGCAGCAGAGTGCCTGAAACCGGGTGGTTTCTTCATAGCCACCATGCCAGATGCCTACGAGATCATCCGGAGGCTAAGGGCAGCCGGTCCGGATGCCCGGCGCTTTGGCAACGATGTGTACAGCATTGAGTTCGACTGCGAAACGGACCCATTGCCCTTCTTCGGGGCCAAATATCAGTTTCACTTGGAGGGCGTCGTCGATTGTCCCGAGTTCCTGGTGCATTTTCCCACGCTGGTCAAGCTGGGCAGGAAATACGGGTTACAGCTGCTAAGGCGCTCCACATTTGCAGATTACTACAAGGAGAGCCTGCCCCACGGCCGAAACCTCTTGCAGCGCATGTCCGGCTTGGAGTCGGTGCAGGCTCAGCGTTGCGAAAACGATGAACAGTTTGCCCATGTGCGGAATTTCCAGGGAGCTCAGCGCGGTCGGCCGTTGGGAACCCTCTCCAAATCGGAGTGGGAAGCAGCAA CTCTTTATTTGGTTTGTGCCTTCAAGAAATGCAAAAACACCTGGGATACGAATGGCAAACCTTTGTTTGAGTTTGACGACTga